CAGCAGCGCGCAGCCCTTGTCGATGTCCCCCATGCGCGAGCCGCGGCCGCCGGCCAGGATCAGTCCGGCGATGCGCGCGGTTTCCAAAGCGTCCTGCCCTGCCGGCGCGGCAACCGGCCCACTTGCTTGCGCGTTCATGCGAGGCTCCTTTTACCCCTGCGACGGACCCGGGCGCGACTGCCCGTGGCCGGGCCCTAGCCGCCGATGTAGCTCATCTCGACTTTCGGATCGCGCAGTACGTCCGGCGTATCCGCCAGGCGGCGCTCGGAATAGTGGTCGTCCCGGGCTGCCCAGATGCCCGCCACGGCAGCGGCCAGCTGATCGTCATCCGCGCCGCCGCGTATCAGGGCGCGCAAGTCATGGCCGCGGCTGGCGAACAGGCACAGGAATAGCCGCCCTTCCGGCGACAGCCGCGCGCGCGTACAGCCTTCGCAGAAGGCTTGCGTGACGCTGGATATCACCCCGATCTCGCCGGCGCCATCGGCATAGGTCCAGCGTTCGGCCACGCGGCCCATCGGATCGGTCTGCAAGGGCGCTAGCGGGAAATGTTCCGCGATGCGGGCGATGACGTCGGCACTGGGCAGGACTTCGGCCATGTTCCAGCCGTTGGTGCTGCCCACGTCCATGTATTCGATAAAGCGCAGGATGTGGCCGGAACCGCGGAAATGCCGCGCCATCGGCAGTATCTGCCCATCGTTGACGCCGCGCCGCACGACCATGTTCACCTTGACCGGCGCCAGCCCGGCTGCGGCCGCGGCGTCGATACCGCGCAGCACATCGGCGACGGGAAAGTCGGTATCGCTCATGCGGGCGAACAAGGCCGGATCCAGCGCGTCCATGCTGACGGTCACCCGGCTCAGGCCGGCCTCTTTCAGCGCGCGGGCCTTGCGGGCCAGCAGGCTGCCGTTGGTGGTCAGCGTAAGCTCCACCGGGTCGCCTTCCGGCGTGCGCAGGGCGGCCAGCAGGCCGACCAGTGTCTCGATGTTCTTGCGCAGCAGGGGCTCGCCGCCAGTCAGCCGGATCTTGCGCACGCCCAGGCGCACGAAGACGGCGGCGGTGCGCGCCATTTCCTCGAAGGAGAGAAGCTGCGCATGCGGCAGGAAGACATGGTTGCTATCGAACGCATCGCGCGGCATGCAGTACGTGCAGCGGAAATTGCAGCGGTCCGTGACCGAAATGCGCAGGTCGCGCAGCGGACGCGCGCGCGCGTCGCGTGCCGGCTGGCCCTGCGCCGGCAGGGCGTCCGCGCCGGCAAACTGGACATCCCCGCTGCCGGCCGGGCCGCGGTGTTCGGTCAGATAAATTACTTTCGACATGACGGTCATGATAGTTTTCCACGGCGCGAAGCGCCACCCGCACGGCGCGAACCGCGAGCGGCCAGTCGGGCACGCCCGCGGCAGGCGGCCTAGCCGAAGGCCTCCTGCAAGGTCTGTATGCGCCCGGTTTCGCTGGCATCGTAGCCTGTCAGCTGGCCCACATACCCCTTGTAATCCGTCCCCCTCATGATCGCCAGCAGCGCCTGCATG
Above is a genomic segment from Bordetella genomosp. 11 containing:
- the moaA gene encoding GTP 3',8-cyclase MoaA, which produces MSKVIYLTEHRGPAGSGDVQFAGADALPAQGQPARDARARPLRDLRISVTDRCNFRCTYCMPRDAFDSNHVFLPHAQLLSFEEMARTAAVFVRLGVRKIRLTGGEPLLRKNIETLVGLLAALRTPEGDPVELTLTTNGSLLARKARALKEAGLSRVTVSMDALDPALFARMSDTDFPVADVLRGIDAAAAAGLAPVKVNMVVRRGVNDGQILPMARHFRGSGHILRFIEYMDVGSTNGWNMAEVLPSADVIARIAEHFPLAPLQTDPMGRVAERWTYADGAGEIGVISSVTQAFCEGCTRARLSPEGRLFLCLFASRGHDLRALIRGGADDDQLAAAVAGIWAARDDHYSERRLADTPDVLRDPKVEMSYIGG